The genomic window GAAGTTGTAGATCCTTACGCGGTAGATATTGATAACGCTAGTCAAAATGCGATCGCCCGGATTAAAGACGGGGAAAAAATCGTTGATACTTATGTATGGAAACACGACGATAAACCCTTACCCGCCGATAGCGAATTAGTTATATACGAGTTGCACGTAGGCGACTTTTCGGGGGGAGAAGATGACCCCTTTGCACGGGGTAAATATAAACACGTAGTCGAAAAATTAGATTATCTGTGCGAATTGGGTGTAAATGCGATCGAAGTTATGCCTGTAAAAGAATACCCCGGCGACCATAGTTGGGGCTACAATCCTCGCCACTTCTTTGCTACAGAGTCAAGTTATGGCCCTACCGAAGGATTAAAACAATTAGTAGATGAATGTCATGGTAGAGGGATGCGGGTAATTATGGATGGTATTTACAACCACTCCGAAGCCGAAGCGCCCTTAACTCAAATCGATCACGATTATTGGTATCATCACGCCCCCCGCGATCCTGACAACAACTGGGGTCCAGAATTTAACTATGAGTTTTACGACGAAAAACTAGAAACCTACCCCGCACGTAAGTTTATCGGCGATAACGTGCGTTTTTGGGTAAGTGAATATCATACCGATGGCATCCGTTTTGATGCTGCGCGGCAAATTGCCAATTACGACTTCATGCACTGGATTGTCAAAGAAGCCAAAGATACAGCCAGCATGAAGCCCTTTTATACCGTTGCCGAACATATTCCCGAAACTGCCAGTATTACTAATGTAGATGGGCCGATGGATGGTTGCTGGCACGATAGTTTTTATCACTGCATTTTAGAGCATATCTGCGGCGATACCTTCGATCTTGAACGCTTGAAAGATGTAATTGATTGCAAACGTCAAGGGTTTATGGGCGCTACGAATGTTGTAAATTACCTAACAAATCACGATCATAATCATGTCATGGTGGAATTAGGCGATCGCGAAATCTTTGACGAAGCAGCTTTTACTCGTGTCAAATTAGGCGCAGCTATTCTGTTAACCGCCGTTGGTGTCCCTCTCATTTGGATGGGTGAAGAATTTGGCGAATACAAACCTAAAACCCCAGATTCTGCCAAAATTGATTGGACTTTATTAGGTAATGACTTAAATCGCGGTTTGTTTGAATCCTACAAAGGCTTAATCAATCTGCGTAAAAGCAATCACGCTCTTTATACAGAAAATATCGAATTTTTCCACGAAAACCCCGAAGCAAAAGTTTTAGCTTACACCCGTTGGAATGATGAAGGTTCGCGCGTGGTTGTAGTTGCCAATTTCTCGGAAAACTTCTTAGCTGGCTATCAAGTTTCTGGTTGTCCCGCCGGAAGATGGCACGAATGGACAAAGGACTACGATTTAGAATCTGGCGAAGAAGGTTTAATGACAGACTTAGGCGCATACGAAGCCAAAGTATTTGTTTGGCAGTAATTCACTGAGTTTTGACATAAAAAACCCCTCTCTGGTATAGAGAGGGGTTTTTTGATTTTAAGCTTCCTCAACTTCTGGCGCAGATTGACCAAACTTTCTACGGCGGCTAGTTATCAATTTCTCGTAACGATTCATCAGTGGCGTTGTGCTAATACCGTGCAAAATGACCGACAGCACAATAGTAATGTAGGTAATCCAGGCAACTTGTTCGCCCAAAGACCCTTTCAAGCCATGCCCAAACGCATAACATAAGTAATAAATAGAACCGACCCCGCGCACCCCAAACCAGCCAAATAACAAGCGAGTAATGGGTTTGTAATGACCGCCGATGGTACTAATCCAAGCCCCCACCGGGCGAATTACAAATAGCAACAAGCCGCCAATTAACAAACCAACGCTTAAATATTGCCAAATTGCTTGGACGCGCAACAGCGAACCTAAAATTAAAATTGTCGCTACTTCCATCAATTTCTCAATTCGTTCTGTAAATTCAAGTTGAGAATGATGTTTTTCTTCGTCTGTATATTGCCTTTGTGCTGCTATAGCCGCGACAAAAACCGCTAGAAATCCGTAGCCGTAGACAACTTCTGTTAGAGAATAAGTAAGCAAAATTGTGGCGATCGCAATAAAATCTGCCATCAAATCATCTACAGGTGTATACTTTTCTAGCTTTTGTTGTAGCCAAACGACGGATTTAGCAACAATAATTCCCATTCCTATACCCGCAACTACTGCCCAGATTAGGTCTACCGCCACCCATTCTTTAAACCAGTCTTGCCAGTTATTACCTTTTTCTAGCCAATGAATCCCAAAATAGACAAAGGGGAAAGCTAAAGCATCGTTTAAGCCACCTTCGGAAGTTAAGCCAAAACGCAATTCATCTTTGTCATCGGTATCGGCTAGCTGAACTTCTGAAGCTAGTACGGGGTCTGTAGGCGCAAGAATTGCCCCTAGTAATATCGCAATTCCCCATTCCATTTTTAAACCCCAATGGGCAACTGCTGCGATCGCAAAAATGGTAATAGGCATCAAAAAGCCAATTAGCCGCACCGTTGAACGCCAAGCCCAAAAGTTTAGCTGCCGATTCATTTTCAATCCGCAACTATATAAAGATACCAGAACAACAAATTCTGTTAATCTCTCCAGAAAGTTAGCATCTGGTCGCAATTGAACAATATTAAATCCATAAGGGCCAAGAGTAATACCGACAACTAGATAAATTAAGGCAAAAGAAAGCGGTAATTTAGCAATCCAGCCCGATCCTAAAGTCACGAAAAGTAGCAAAAAACCAATCACAAATAGATCGATAATATATATATCTAAATCCAAACCCATAGAAATCGCCTAACAAACAACAAGCCGCTTCCGCAAGCTTACAGCGAAGTTCCTTTACCCTAAATCCACCTCAGACAGATTACGGCAATAAAAAGTTAAAAATCATCTTAATTAGCGTTTTATGAAATTACCTGATGGCCCTAAAACTTTGCCTTTTATCCAAATGCTGCAATGGATTAGTAACCCTTTAGAATTTATGGATAATTGCAGCCAGCGTTACGGCGACTGTTTTACAGTCCGGTTGGCTAACTTTAAACCGATGGTGTTTTTTAGCAATCCTCAAGCCATTGAGCAGATTTTTACAAGCAATTTAGGGCAATTTGACTCTGGTAGAGCAAATTCTGTTTTACAGCCTTGGGTAGGCGATAAATCTTTGCTATTACTCGATGGGCGCAGCCACCAAAGGCAAAGAAAGCTACTTACACCGCCCTTTCATGGCGATCGCATGAAGTCTTACGGCGAGATGATTTGCAATATTACCGAACAAGTAATTAGCACTTGGCAAATTGACAAACCTTTCTCTGTGCGATCGGCTATGCAGGAAATTTCTCTATCAGTTATTTTACAAACAGTGTTTGGCTTGCAAGAAGGCGATCGCACAGAGAAACTTAAGCGGCTTTTAACCTCACTCCTTGATATGACTTCTTCGCCACTAAGTTCTAGCTTAGTTTTCTTTAAAGCCTTACAGCAAGATTTGGGTGCGTGGAGTCCTTGGGGGCGTTTTGTTCGCCAAAGAGCGCAAATAGATGAGATTATTTATGCTGAGATATGCGATCGCCGTCAACACCCCGATTCGTCGAGGGTAGATATTCTGAGTTTGCTAATGTCAGCTATTGACGAAAACGGCGAACCAATGAGCGATGTAGAATTACGCGACGAGTTGCTAACTTTACTGGTTGCAGGTCACGAAACTACAGCTTCAGCTTTAACTTGGGCGTTGTACTGGATTCACCATTTACCAGAAGTCAAAAGTAAACTATTGGATGATTTGGCTACAGTAGGAAATTTAGATTTTAATGCAATTGCCAAACTTCCCTATCTAAATGCCGTTTGTCAAGAGACGCTGCGAATTTACCCGATCGCTATGCTGGCATTTTTCCGCATTGCTAATGCTCCCATCAATATTATGGGGCAAGAGTTTGAACCTGAAACTGTGCTTACTCCCTGCATTTACTTAACTCACCACCGCCTAGACCTTTACCCAGAACCCAACCAATTTAAGCCAGAGCGCTTTTTAGAGCGGCAATTTTCTAAGTCAGAATACATCCCCTTTGGTGGTAGCAATCGGCTCTGTATTGGCATGGCATTCGCCTTATACGAAATGAAATTGGTGCTGGCAACGGTAATGTCCCGCTATAGTTTGGCGATTTCTGGAAATCAAACAGTAAAACCTGTACGTCGCGGGATTACCTTAGCGCCTTCCGGCGGTAAGTGGTTGGTAGCAAAGCAGCGTCATACTTCTAGAGAACTTGTTAGTAGCCAAAAAACTTAGATTTGGATGGAGTTAGGAAAATTTGGCACAATCACTGAATTTATCATCTGTCCATCTTTACTATAAAAACTCATTTCCCCCTTTTCGTTACATAACCAAAATTCTGTCGCACCAGCTTTAAAATAAAGCTCTTTTTTAAACTTCATTTCTTCCAATGTATTGCTAGATGATTTTATTTCAATGCAAATTTCTGGCGCAATTGAACAAACATCATCATTTTTGATTTGTTGATATCGCTTTTTAGAAATCCATATCACATCAGCTACTTTTACATTATCTTCCGTTTGAATTGGACACGCTGGATAAGTTAAACCTTCTTTAACCAGTGATTGAATTAAAGACTGAATTAAACCTTGATAAATTGAATGCTTGTTTTTCGCTGGACTCATTACAATTTGTCCCCAACGATTAAGCTCAATTTTATAAGGGATATTTTGCAATGCTGTATCTGCACAAACTTCTTGCCAGTTCATAAGTTATTTTTGTAACTTTATTCCCCGAATTGAAAAATCTAATAATTCTATTGGGTGAATTACATCTATTTTTTTACCTTGCATTTTTAAATGTTTATTTATTTGCAAAGTACAGCCAGGATTAGCTGAAGCAATTAAATCTGCACCAGTATTAAGGAGATTTTCAACTTTTTGGTTTCCCAACTCCTCCGCAATTTCCGGTTGCAGCATATTATAAACTCCCGCACTACCACAACATAAAGCCGCATCAATAGGTTCAACTAGCTTGACTTGAGGAATTTGTTTTAATAATTGACGCGGCTGGACGCTAATTTTTTGACCGTGCAGTAAATGACACGCATCTTGATAAACAAGTGTTAATGTTTCCTCAGTAATTGGCAGCAATTTCGCCGTCAATCCTACTGTTACTAAAAACTCTTGAACATCTTTAACTTTACTTGCAAATTCTTGAGCTTTTTCTTTGTATTCTGCGTCATCTTCTAAGATATGTCCGTATTCTTTTAAAGTATGTCCGCAACCAGCAGCGTTAATAATTATCGCATCAACTTCCGTATCTGCAAAACTATCAATCATTTGTCTCGCCAAGCTTTGCGCCTGCTGCTTTTGTCCTTGATGTTCGGGAAGTGCGGCGCAACAACCTTGACTTTCAGGAATTACCACTTCACAACCATTAGCCGTTAAAACTCTCACTGTCGCCTCATTAACTGGCGAGAAAAATAAGCGTTGTACGCAGCCTAAAATCATCCCTACACGATAACGTTTTTTACCTTGGGCGGGAATAACTGTAGGTAAGTTATTTTGAAAGGCTTTAAAAGTAACTTTTGGTAAAATTGATTCCATCGCAGCTAGGCGAGGAGATACTATTTTAAGTAAGTTTGTAGCACGGACAATTTTTTGTAAGCCTAGCTTTTGATACACCAATAAAGGCGCAAGCAAAAAGCGCAATCTATCAGGGTAAGGAAATAAAGAAAAAATGATTTGTCTAATTAGTTTATCGGGCAAACTTCGGGGGTAGTTTCGCTCAATTTGCGGACGAGTTGCAACTAATAATTTGTCATACTGTACCCCCGATGGGCAAGTTGTCACGCAAGCAAGACAACCTAAGCAAGAATCAAAATGTTCTACGGTAGCTTCGTTTAAAGAGATTTCCCCTTTGTTGATAGCATCCATTAAATAAATTCTACCTCTGGGGGAATCCATCTCTTTACCAATTACTCTGTAACTTGGACAGGTAGAAAGGCAAAAACCACAATGAACGCAAGTATCAATTAGTTTAGGATTGGGTGGGTTTTGTTCGTCAAAACCATTAATACTACTTAGAGTTGCAATGTTATTATTAGTATCTTCGGTTTGCATAAATTAAAAAATTATCTAAATTCCGCCAACAAAACGGTGAGGATTAAATACATTCTTGGGGTCAAATTGATGTTTGATTTTACGCATCAATTCCAAAGAGTTACCAGAGTAACCCCACACATCTAGCTGTTGCTTGCAATTAATGGGTGCTTCTAATATTGTAAGAAAACCGCCGTTGCTTTGACAGTGCGATCGCATTTTTAAAATCTCTGCTACGGTAGTATCGGCTGCACATTTCCACATCCCTAACCCACTAAGTGCGTGAATTAAGCTTTTCCCCCCACTGATACTATCAAGTTGCAGCAATACTTCTACAGCCGCAGATGGTAACACGCCGATTTTACAAGTAATTTGCTCTACATCAGATTGGCGCATTTGCTGCTGTAGTCTATCCCAGAGGCTAACTTCCTCTTTATCTGCATAAACAGCACTTTGCAAACCTAACTGTTTCCCAACTTCTACAAGAGTTGCTGACTGTTGTTTTACGCTTTCCTTTAAGCTGGCAAAACTAGCAATTAATCCCATCCCCTCCCCTAGTTGCAAATTGGTGACTAACTGGGGTGACAATAAATCGAATTTAGCAGGGGTTAAAGCCGAAGCGCGGAGAGTTTTTGTTGCTTGGGTAAGATTTGCTACGTCTCCTGTCAATACAACGGTTTCTGACGCTTCTGGTAACGGATAAACTCGCAAAGTTGCTTGACAAATCGCCCCTAATGTACCGTAAGAACCAGTAAATAGCTTCATTAAGTCGTATCCGGCAACATTTTTTACTACCTGTCCTCCCGCCGTCGCAATCTGTCCATCGGCGCGCACAAAGGTAATACCTAGTAATAAATCTCTGACTCCACCGTAGCGTTGGCGCAGCGAACCAGTGTCCGCCGTAGCGATAATACCTCCAATAGTAGCTGATTCGGGGCTGGTGGGGTCGAGGGGGAGAAATTGCCCAGATTTTGCTAAAACAGCCTGCAAGTCAGCAAATTTAGTTCCAGCTTCTACTGTTACTGTTAAATCGCCTATAGCGTGTTCAATAATTTGGTTTAAGCCTTCGGTACTCACAACTATATCCGCATTTTGTACCAACCCACCCCAGCCAAGTTTGCTACCACCGCTACAAAGTAAAATTTTTCTGTTGTTATTGTATGCATAGGCAATAACTGCGGCTAGTTCTGGCGGATTTTGGGGATAAATAATACAGTGTGGATTATGAGAAGATGCAAAAGCTTGAGTTATTTCTTTTTGTTTGGTAAAGTCTAGGTTTTCCCACTGGCAACAATTTTTTGGGCTAACTAGAGTGTTTATTTGAGAATAAGTCGCATTCATCCTAATTCATTTAATACTAGCAACAGTAAAATTACTGATTTAATTTATATTATAGGGACTTACGCCATGAGCAAAACAATTATATTTATAATTAGTTTTTTAAATCTGCAACCATAGTTAAGGCATAATGTTTTCTCCCTTTATTAATAAAAGAGCCTTTTTAGCCTTAGTTTTTCTCACTCTAGCAGCCTTAGCAGGCAACTATTTTACCCTCGATTTATTTTGGGGTATATCTTTCCTGTTTGGTAGTATTGCTAGTTTGGTGGTTTTGTACCTTTTTGGTACTCCTTGGGGTGTTTTAGTAACTCTTATTTCTAGTATTCAAACTATAGTTTTATGGCATCATCCTTATGCCGCAATTCTTCTTGGTTTAGAAATTTTATTTATAGGGTTATTCCGTCGCCAGCCTTCAAATATTCTCTTAGTAGATATACTCTACTGGCTGATTATTGGTATGCCTTTAGGTTGGTTATTTTATGCTTTAGTTTTAAACTTAAATAATACGCAAGTTTTACTTTTATTACTTAAAAAAGCAGTAAATGGAATTGCGAATGCTTTAATTGCCAATTTAATAATTACCTACCTACCTCTTAACAAATGGCTGCATCGTCCACAAGCTGACAAAAAAATATCTTTGCAATCAAACATCTTAAATCTATTAATTTGTTGTTTATTTTTACCTTTATTAGTATTGACGCTTTTGGATAGCAATCGCGTTGTAAATCATCTGGTTAGTGATATACAAGCCGATCTTGAACTCACTTCCAGCTTTCTATCTACTGAATTGCAAGCTTGGCATCAAGCTCACTTAGATCGATTTAATAAGTTAGCTCAAATCGCTGTAAAAAGCAACGTTAAGTCTTCGGCAAATTTGCAGCTTAGTACAGATTTAATGCAACAACTATTCCCAGACTCTTACAGTATTAGCATTGAAAATAATCTAGGAAATCAAGTTGCATTTTCTGGAAACAACCAAAATAAAATAATTGGCAACTCAGACAATAAATTACTTATAGAAAAGGCAAAAAATACTTTAAAGCCTATACTTAGTAGCGCAATCAGTGATTCCAGCTTACCCGATTCCATAGTAAACTTAATAGTTCCAATAGTTAGAAATAAAGAATTTTTGGGTACAGTCAATAGTAATTTGGATCTGCGTTACTTCAGCCAATTACTTAAAATAAACAATAGCAATAAATCTTGGCAATTTACTATTCTTGATTCTCAACAACGCATTATTGCTAGTACGGGGACGGAAATAGAAACAAGTTTTGCCCGCCGCCAAGAAGGAGAATTTAGATATATAAACTCAACAATGTATAACTGGTTGCCATCTAAACCAAATTTGACACCTATTAATCGTTGGCAACAATCTTTATACGGTCAAAAAATTAGTATTAATGATACTATTCCCTGGAGCATAGTTGTAGAATTGCCTGCAAAGTCTTATATTAATTACTTAAATTCTCTATACATCAATAACTTTGGTATTGTTTTAATTGTCGGAGTTTTAGCAATAGAGTCAGCAATAATTGTCAGCAGAAAAATATCTAAACCTTTAGCCAAGCTAACCGATTTAACTAATAATTTACCTCATAAACTTACTACTAGAGAAGATATTGAATGGTTTTATAGCCCAATAATTGAAATTGACTCTTTAATAAATAATTTTAGGTTAATGGCGATCGCATTAAATAATAAATTTACCGAAATTCAAAATATTAACAAATCTCTTGAAGAACAAGTGCAAGAGCGGACAAAGGTCGCCCTGCGTGTAAAAATGAATTTGATAAACGTAATCAATCAACACCAACAAACCGAAGTAGCACTACACGAAACTGAAGCAAGGTACTGGGATTTATTTGAAAATGCTAACGATTTAATTCAAAGCGTTACCCCAGAGGGTAAATTTATTTATGTTAATCGTGCTTGGCGAGAAGCTTTAGGTTACAACCAAACAGAAATTGATAATATATCTATGCTAGACATTATTGATTGCGATAGCCATGCTCACTGTATAGAAGTGTTTGAACAGGTAATGTCAGGAGAAAAAATTGATAAAGTTGAAACTACATTTATTACTAAGTTTGGCAGAAAACTTATCGTTGAAGGTAGCGTAAATTGTAAAATTGTGCATGGCAAACCTGTGTCTACTCGGAGTATTTTTCGCGACATTACTGAGCGCAAGCAAGCAGAAGCTGAAATTCAACACGCCTTACAAAAAGAAAGAGAACTTGGCGAACTCAAATCCCGCTTTATTAATACCGCTTCTCATGAGTTTCGCACACCTTTAACTATTATTCTCATGTCTGCTAGGTTGCTAGAACAATTTAATCAGCAAGCCAGCGAACAACAAAAAAACTTATATTTTGAACGCATCAAAGCTGCTATTAAGCGCATGAATGAATTACTAAATGATGTTTTACTTGTGGGTAAGTCAGAATCAGGGAAAACTGAACTTAATTCAACTCGCCTAGCTTTAATCAAGTTTTGCCAGCAATTAATAGAAGAAACACAAATGAGTACAGGTAGCCATCATATTATTAATTTTATTAGTCAAGGTGATGATACTAGCGCTTATTTAGATGAAAAACTCCTCCGTCACATTTTAAGTAACTTACTTTCCAATGCTATTAAATATTCTCCTCAAGGTGAGGAAGTTAATTTTAAGTTAACTTGCGAAACTAATCAAGCAACCTTTGAAATTAAAGATAGTGGTATTGGCATTCCTGTTAAAGATATAGAACAGTTGTTTAACTCTTTTCACCGAGGTAGCAATGTTAAATCAATTCCCGGTACGGGATTAGGATTATCAATTGTGAAACAATATGTAGAATTGCACGGCGGCACAATTACTGTTAATAGTGAATTAGGAGTAGGAACTACATTTACAGTTGTATTACCTTTTATTTACAATCATCAGTTTCATAAGAATTAAACATTTATAAAAAATTAAAGGGTTTTTAATATATTTAGCTAACTAAGGTAGAATACAAATTGATATTTTAAAACCCAGGTAAAAAAAATTGTTATCATTTTTGACCTCATCAATAATAGCAGTAAATACTGTTCCAATTAACTCTCAATCTCTACCGCAAAAACTATCCTCACCTGCACCAGTTACCCAGTTTTTACCCACCGACACAACGCTTATAGGAATAGTTAATACCAAAACTGAAAAATGGCAAAGCTTAACTAAATTTGAACTATTTGCCCAGATTTTCAATGCTGTAGAAAAGCAACTTCCTACTCAAATGGGCTTAAATTACCAAACAGATATTAAACCCTGGTTGGGAGAACAAGTAGCTTTTACACTTTTGCCTCAAAAAGATATAAAACCAGGCAGTTTAGAGGGTAGTTTTCTACTTTTAGCGACGGTAAAAGATGAGCAATCATTACAAGTATTAATAGATAGATTAAAAAGTAGTAACGCGCAAGAAGTAACCGAAAGACAATACAAAGGTGTAAAAATTTTGGAATGGAAACCGTCTGCACCTATTGCACCAGTTTCTACTTTGCCTAAATCGTCTGTAGCCGCAGTCCCAGGTATACCCAATTTACCTATGCCTAACCGAAATAGTATCAAAAATCGAGGCATGGCGATCGCACTCCTACCAGGATATATAGTCACAGCCAGCACAGCTAAACCCATTGAACAGTTACTAGACAAGCCTCCAGGTAGTGCTAATTTAGCCCAAAACCCCAATTTTAAACAGCTAACCCAGCATCCTCAATATAATCAAGCCCTATTTACCCTCTACGAAGACCCGACTAAGGTTCTTTCTTTATTCAAGTCTTTAGCTCAAGATCCTAGCTTACCCTTTCCCATTGCTCCCAGCGCCATTACTTCCGCCCAAGTAGAGCAATATAGTTCAATAGATGGTTTAGTGTGGGAACAACCAGAAGGCTTACGCTTGCAACTGTTCGCCCACCGCAAAACACCCAGTTTAGCTAATATCCTAACTCCCAATACCGCGCAATTACTCCCGCGCATCCCCGCACCCGCGTACTCTGCAACTACTGGAAGCAATATTTATCTGCAATGGCAAATGCTAGAAACGGCGCTAAATGGATATCCACAATTTAAAGATGGACTTGCCAAGTTGAATCAAACTATTACTAGCACAACTGGATTAGACCTCAATAAAGATATTCTAGGTTGGATGGATGGCGAGTATGCTTTGTTTTCTTATCCTACCGAACAAGGCTTAATAAGTAGCCAGTTAAAGATGGGTTTAGGCTTTTTTGTCCAAACAACAAATCGTAGCAAGGCTGAATCTACTTTAAATAAATTAGGTCAATCTCTCAAGACTCTT from Synechocystis sp. PCC 7509 includes these protein-coding regions:
- a CDS encoding alpha-amylase family glycosyl hydrolase gives rise to the protein MATPIEFNLFAPYIKGAALVGEFSDWKDVPMKKGEDGYFRTLVELEDGVYQYKFRVQSKSWFFEPDQWVEVVDPYAVDIDNASQNAIARIKDGEKIVDTYVWKHDDKPLPADSELVIYELHVGDFSGGEDDPFARGKYKHVVEKLDYLCELGVNAIEVMPVKEYPGDHSWGYNPRHFFATESSYGPTEGLKQLVDECHGRGMRVIMDGIYNHSEAEAPLTQIDHDYWYHHAPRDPDNNWGPEFNYEFYDEKLETYPARKFIGDNVRFWVSEYHTDGIRFDAARQIANYDFMHWIVKEAKDTASMKPFYTVAEHIPETASITNVDGPMDGCWHDSFYHCILEHICGDTFDLERLKDVIDCKRQGFMGATNVVNYLTNHDHNHVMVELGDREIFDEAAFTRVKLGAAILLTAVGVPLIWMGEEFGEYKPKTPDSAKIDWTLLGNDLNRGLFESYKGLINLRKSNHALYTENIEFFHENPEAKVLAYTRWNDEGSRVVVVANFSENFLAGYQVSGCPAGRWHEWTKDYDLESGEEGLMTDLGAYEAKVFVWQ
- a CDS encoding cation:proton antiporter: MGLDLDIYIIDLFVIGFLLLFVTLGSGWIAKLPLSFALIYLVVGITLGPYGFNIVQLRPDANFLERLTEFVVLVSLYSCGLKMNRQLNFWAWRSTVRLIGFLMPITIFAIAAVAHWGLKMEWGIAILLGAILAPTDPVLASEVQLADTDDKDELRFGLTSEGGLNDALAFPFVYFGIHWLEKGNNWQDWFKEWVAVDLIWAVVAGIGMGIIVAKSVVWLQQKLEKYTPVDDLMADFIAIATILLTYSLTEVVYGYGFLAVFVAAIAAQRQYTDEEKHHSQLEFTERIEKLMEVATILILGSLLRVQAIWQYLSVGLLIGGLLLFVIRPVGAWISTIGGHYKPITRLLFGWFGVRGVGSIYYLCYAFGHGLKGSLGEQVAWITYITIVLSVILHGISTTPLMNRYEKLITSRRRKFGQSAPEVEEA
- a CDS encoding cytochrome P450, which encodes MKLPDGPKTLPFIQMLQWISNPLEFMDNCSQRYGDCFTVRLANFKPMVFFSNPQAIEQIFTSNLGQFDSGRANSVLQPWVGDKSLLLLDGRSHQRQRKLLTPPFHGDRMKSYGEMICNITEQVISTWQIDKPFSVRSAMQEISLSVILQTVFGLQEGDRTEKLKRLLTSLLDMTSSPLSSSLVFFKALQQDLGAWSPWGRFVRQRAQIDEIIYAEICDRRQHPDSSRVDILSLLMSAIDENGEPMSDVELRDELLTLLVAGHETTASALTWALYWIHHLPEVKSKLLDDLATVGNLDFNAIAKLPYLNAVCQETLRIYPIAMLAFFRIANAPINIMGQEFEPETVLTPCIYLTHHRLDLYPEPNQFKPERFLERQFSKSEYIPFGGSNRLCIGMAFALYEMKLVLATVMSRYSLAISGNQTVKPVRRGITLAPSGGKWLVAKQRHTSRELVSSQKT
- a CDS encoding Uma2 family endonuclease, producing MNWQEVCADTALQNIPYKIELNRWGQIVMSPAKNKHSIYQGLIQSLIQSLVKEGLTYPACPIQTEDNVKVADVIWISKKRYQQIKNDDVCSIAPEICIEIKSSSNTLEEMKFKKELYFKAGATEFWLCNEKGEMSFYSKDGQMINSVIVPNFPNSIQI
- a CDS encoding (Fe-S)-binding protein, translating into MQTEDTNNNIATLSSINGFDEQNPPNPKLIDTCVHCGFCLSTCPSYRVIGKEMDSPRGRIYLMDAINKGEISLNEATVEHFDSCLGCLACVTTCPSGVQYDKLLVATRPQIERNYPRSLPDKLIRQIIFSLFPYPDRLRFLLAPLLVYQKLGLQKIVRATNLLKIVSPRLAAMESILPKVTFKAFQNNLPTVIPAQGKKRYRVGMILGCVQRLFFSPVNEATVRVLTANGCEVVIPESQGCCAALPEHQGQKQQAQSLARQMIDSFADTEVDAIIINAAGCGHTLKEYGHILEDDAEYKEKAQEFASKVKDVQEFLVTVGLTAKLLPITEETLTLVYQDACHLLHGQKISVQPRQLLKQIPQVKLVEPIDAALCCGSAGVYNMLQPEIAEELGNQKVENLLNTGADLIASANPGCTLQINKHLKMQGKKIDVIHPIELLDFSIRGIKLQK
- a CDS encoding FAD-binding oxidoreductase, with translation MNATYSQINTLVSPKNCCQWENLDFTKQKEITQAFASSHNPHCIIYPQNPPELAAVIAYAYNNNRKILLCSGGSKLGWGGLVQNADIVVSTEGLNQIIEHAIGDLTVTVEAGTKFADLQAVLAKSGQFLPLDPTSPESATIGGIIATADTGSLRQRYGGVRDLLLGITFVRADGQIATAGGQVVKNVAGYDLMKLFTGSYGTLGAICQATLRVYPLPEASETVVLTGDVANLTQATKTLRASALTPAKFDLLSPQLVTNLQLGEGMGLIASFASLKESVKQQSATLVEVGKQLGLQSAVYADKEEVSLWDRLQQQMRQSDVEQITCKIGVLPSAAVEVLLQLDSISGGKSLIHALSGLGMWKCAADTTVAEILKMRSHCQSNGGFLTILEAPINCKQQLDVWGYSGNSLELMRKIKHQFDPKNVFNPHRFVGGI
- a CDS encoding sensor histidine kinase; protein product: MFSPFINKRAFLALVFLTLAALAGNYFTLDLFWGISFLFGSIASLVVLYLFGTPWGVLVTLISSIQTIVLWHHPYAAILLGLEILFIGLFRRQPSNILLVDILYWLIIGMPLGWLFYALVLNLNNTQVLLLLLKKAVNGIANALIANLIITYLPLNKWLHRPQADKKISLQSNILNLLICCLFLPLLVLTLLDSNRVVNHLVSDIQADLELTSSFLSTELQAWHQAHLDRFNKLAQIAVKSNVKSSANLQLSTDLMQQLFPDSYSISIENNLGNQVAFSGNNQNKIIGNSDNKLLIEKAKNTLKPILSSAISDSSLPDSIVNLIVPIVRNKEFLGTVNSNLDLRYFSQLLKINNSNKSWQFTILDSQQRIIASTGTEIETSFARRQEGEFRYINSTMYNWLPSKPNLTPINRWQQSLYGQKISINDTIPWSIVVELPAKSYINYLNSLYINNFGIVLIVGVLAIESAIIVSRKISKPLAKLTDLTNNLPHKLTTREDIEWFYSPIIEIDSLINNFRLMAIALNNKFTEIQNINKSLEEQVQERTKVALRVKMNLINVINQHQQTEVALHETEARYWDLFENANDLIQSVTPEGKFIYVNRAWREALGYNQTEIDNISMLDIIDCDSHAHCIEVFEQVMSGEKIDKVETTFITKFGRKLIVEGSVNCKIVHGKPVSTRSIFRDITERKQAEAEIQHALQKERELGELKSRFINTASHEFRTPLTIILMSARLLEQFNQQASEQQKNLYFERIKAAIKRMNELLNDVLLVGKSESGKTELNSTRLALIKFCQQLIEETQMSTGSHHIINFISQGDDTSAYLDEKLLRHILSNLLSNAIKYSPQGEEVNFKLTCETNQATFEIKDSGIGIPVKDIEQLFNSFHRGSNVKSIPGTGLGLSIVKQYVELHGGTITVNSELGVGTTFTVVLPFIYNHQFHKN